actaaaccagacatatttTTTGAGTCCCAACAGCATCATAAACAAAAGCATATAGACAGATACGAGTGTCGTATGTTCTAATGGGCACGCAAGAGCTACAGAAAACATGAATGATGTATAGGTATCCAACAACTAATTGTAAACAAACAACGCACATGTTTGTTTTATTAAGTTTTATACGACGTGTGAATTCTGAAAGGTGCTTAGCGTTTTAAAAGAGTATTTAGATGAAAATGGATACCTGTATTTAACACGTTAACGTCCtcgatatttatttatgtaatttttctttGCATAATCTTAAAAGTACGCAAAACACGCGTGTAAAGTTTCAAACTGATCGGCTTCACAGTTTTCTGAAATAAATCTTTAAAAGACCCAGTTTTTACGAGCTTTGAAGGTAAGAGGCCccttaacctcgaaatcctgttTACGGTTTTCCTTCTGGTTCGTGCTTTTGTCCCGCTATTTTAAATGAAATGCGAATAGATGCTTTGAAAAGTTAGTCTACGTTACTAATTCCATGATTCTCTAGATTTCTACACGATAACGAGACTTTAAACCACTTTTTACTATCAACGAATGGAGTTAGATCATTAACACTAGAAAGAATAAAAAGATGGAGGACTCGTGGCTCGATCGTTCTGGGGTTAAATCAGATTTGACCTTAGGTCGAAGGGTCGCTTTCGAGATATATCGTTCGAAGATATCTTACGAGATACGATACAGGTGCAATCACGAAGCCTCCGATATCAAGATGATCCAATAGGAGGGTAAGAGGACCAGTAATTCAAAAGCACTCGAGTGCGTATAGTATTACGATCTAGGATCAAGGAACAATGTTCGTAACTTCATCCGCAATTGAAAATGCGAATGATACATTGAAAGAGGAACTATTTAAACAGTTTACTACTCAAATTTGACAAATATTCGAACGCTACAAATCATTATTCCAACATTATCACTATTCGAATTTTAGGGCTATAGAGTATAGGTCTTTATTTTATACAGCGAGCGACGGAAATGTACATGAGACTTTGCTATTGGTAAGAGTCAACAACATATGAGATACGATAAAAAGTATTCAGAAACACGAACGAACGTTTTTACATTTCTCTCATTTTCTTGCCGACTCGACAAACATACGAAACAATATGAGAAGTCATGTTTCAAGAGACCCTCTCGTTGATTCTAATTGAATCAGTTCACACTTCCTTGATTCATTTCACGAAGTCGCGGGAAAGAAAACTGCACCCTTGACACACGCTACAAAAGAATGCTTCTATCACGTTTCCTACAGGCAACTACCAGTACTTCTCTCTACTTCtgaattaaaaatgtttaacaGAGACGTCAAATAATATCTTTATTAAAACCTGATTCAATCTACTAAAAAATAATTCAGAATCCCCGTTAAAAGTCCAGATGTTTGCCTCGATATAAGTGTCCTGATCATCCCCGCCATTGTTTATGTTGCTTCTTTGCGAGCGATCCGTCGATTCGAGTGGCCGACGGTCTCGGAATAAAACGATAAGATACGCACAGAGATTCTATTTCACAGATAAATCTACAAATACGTAAACGGAAGCTTGTTGCGAACGAGGGTTATTCGGAAAGTTCGTAGCGCTTTCCACAAACATCATTATAACCTACAATGTCATAGACCTAGGCGCCATTTACAGAAAATTCCAATAAAATTCATCAACACTCTGAATATTATAGAACATCGACATCAACTGAATATTTGAATCAGAGTCCAGGAAGAATAAGGTAAAATCGATCTGAATGTCGAAGATTAGTACAAAGTACAcccgaaaaaatagatacagtcTTAGAACCAAAAAGCAACGACATACAATGTTACAGTTTCAAAATTTACTACTGCGTTTACACAAATGCGTAAACTGTGACCAGTTTTGCTCGTCACTTACAATGTTTCAATTTTACCTGAATTTTGCTACAAACTTTCCGACCCAATGCGACAATTACGAATATAGCGTCTCGCGGTAAAGAGTTCTTCTGGCAGAAGGAAACATAACGTGACACTTTACTTACCTGGGCAGCCATCACCCGTTGCCTCTCGGCGATCAGAGTACATTTTGCACACACGCAGTCCCGCCAACGGCAATACCGTTTGTGGCCCTTCAATGCGGAAACGACACCATGATTACGGCATCTCGCGCACTTCGGTGTCCTTTGGTATCTCTCGGCACTGGCACGGAGGAAGAACGCGGCTGGTAGCACGtgatgttgctgctgctgttgctggtgTTGCATCAGTTGGCCCACGTCGACACCAAGACCGACACCCCGCGGTAACGACATCGTATCGGGCGACGGAACGTTTGTAAACTTGCCAGCTCAAGGAAACACGACGAACGAAAACCGTACCGCGGACGATCACTGAACGAATGACGACGATTCAAATAACGGTCACGGACGAACCGCGGGCATCGTCGTCGAACGCACGAACGACGTACGATAGAACGATCACCGGGAACGATCGTTTTCGGCGGAGCATAAAGCCCGGTATCCACTGACCCGCGTCGCTCGCATTCTAACAACGCGCTAATAACCGATCACTGTCGTTAGTTCGTTAACCACTGCGTGCGATTTATCAGTTCGTTCTCCGGTGCACCAAGGAGGCACGCTGGTGGTATCGCGGGCGCACGAACGCGCCAGTCCCCGGCATTCGATCGTTACTCGGtagacggggaaaaaaaatggAGGGCCACGGATCGGGCGACAGACGGACCGCGATCACACCGGGGGCTCTTCTTACTTCAACCGAAGAAATATCACATTTAACGCTGTTCGGTAGAAACTCTCGAACCGGCACGTAGAGCGAGGGAGAAGGAGCGAGAGGTCGCGACTACCGTGGCGACGAGCGGCGGCGAAGCGGGAAAGCTCGACTAGCAGACGCGCGCACGCGCCCACACTTCCGAAAGTTCGCCGACGAAGAACAGCAGCGGCACCACCGTTCGTACGGGTGTCGGGGTACGAAATGCGGAATCGCCCCGACTCCACTCGCAGcactctctctcgctctccggCATTGTCAACAATTGCAGCATCCCGGGTGAGTCGATTCAGGTAGCGTGGAGAGACAGAGAAGCGGCGGCGGTGGTGTCGGCAGCAAAGAGGGAGCCCGAAGGCGGACGTGCAAGGAGGTGGGGGGACGAGGGGGGGGACCGCACGGTGAACGGCGGAGGGGACGGATGGAAATCGCGACGGGACGGTTTAGGAAGGCGAAGGTATGGAAAGAGACAGAGAGAAAACGCGAAGTGCGgtggaaaaacgtgaaagaacgtGGAAAAAGTGAACGGGAAGGACTGCGAGGAGGGAAAAAGAATACGAAAAGAAGCCCGCGAGCGCCCGGTGAAAGGAGACGGACAACGCGGGAAGAGCGGCGGCGCGAGCGAGACGACGCGACAAAAGGAGAAAGAAGCAGCATTGCGGCTGCGGGGCGGGGGGAGGggtggggagggggaggggggatgGAATTCAACGTGGAGGGATAGGGCAGAAACTAACGACCCCTCCACAGTTGCGCGAAATAAAACACTGTGCCACAGTGTTCCACCCCGGGGCTTCGGCCAAACGCAAAGCCGCGCTTTGGCGCGGCCACGCCCGCGCACCTACCCGATTGGCCGAGCACGCTGTTCCACCAAGATGTTAAGAGTTTATATCTGACTGGGGTGAAAGGGGACATACCTAACCGCGTACCCACCTACCTACTCACCCTCGATAAACTATGCGTACAGACGCGCGTATCGGACGTGTGTATTTCCTATCGCGCTGGTGGAGGCAAAACGGACAAACACATTACTCTTTTATTTAAAACCCGTTCCAACATAAAACACAATGCAAGCGATGCTCAGACGTTTCTCTCTATGCTCCGCCTTTTGTTTCGGCCGGGACTGTTTTTAAACCATGCACGCCTTCTTCGTCCCCTTCGGAGAAGAACATGTcccttctttctttctttcgttcgttttgcttttattttttctttttttttttagccgCTCGCTCGCTCGGTCACGGTTGCTTGCGGTCGTCCGTCTCTCttccgtttttttttcttctttttcagatCCATCGAGCTCGCTCGCTGTAAACCACACGGACACACCGTCATAGCGACGAGCCTTTCTTGAATCATATTCTACAATGAGGTTTCAATGGGGGAAGCCCTATTGTCGTTCACCAATGGCGACCGATTTTATAGTGATCTAATGTACAGATGTTATTTACCCGGCAatgagaatggaataaaagcatTCTATGTATTAAGCATTCTATGATTTGGATCCTGTATATGTATCTCTGCTTGCCTACCTACTCCTGCCTGTCGACGCGTTCCACACAATACCAGGCCGTATACTGTACTGTGCGTACAATGGTATTATTACTTTTGACTTAACCATGCGAACGAAAGTAACTAATGTCGATGCAGTTCGAAGGAACCGGTATTTTGCATTTAAATACGATTATTTGCGCTTATTGTCGGCTGTATTACCTTACACGAAATCTGATACCGAGAAACGAAGGGGAATGTTACCAAATTTCCAGTGCTTTACATAATCTCAATCGTATTCTAGAACACTTCGATGCGAATTGCCTTCCTTCCTGTGTGGTTTCTTTTCCCTTTCTTGACATCTcttaaattattctgaaaatcaTATGAGAACAATTGAAATGGCTATCAGATGAATAACATATAAAAAACAACATGTTTATAAACTAGAGTCAGTCTACATTTTGTTCTAatctttttttaacaaaatgatTGCAAACATTTTTACACCTCTTACATCCTCTCATTCGCAATACATGGGTAGTATTATTGCTTCAGCGATATTGATCGTGCGATGGTATCTCGAATAAAATTCAATGATTTTCGTCATCGTGTGTCAATCAGCCCATAGTACTACGTGTTGCAGCCAACACTTAAAAAGGCAGTGTATATTGAATTTCGATTTTTCTCTAATTCAAAGTCATTCACTCGTCAACAGCGTAAAAGCGTTCAGCTTTTCACTGAATTGTATGTTTCGACGCGTTTATCGATCATTTGTAAAACGCAATGACGATTTGAGCAACATTGAAAGTATGCGTGAAAACGGGGCATTCATCGATATCGGTGTACATACACCGACACGGACCATTTTTTACTCTGGCATATCAACCACTCAAAGCGAACGTACGCGCCCCGATGGATAAATCAATAAACCGATAGCCATGGCAATACACACCTGCTGTTAAAGTATCGGGCAACCCCTCCGCAACCTCGTTTATGCGATTCGGGAGATTATAATCTAAGCAAGACTTTCTATCCGTTTAAATTAAAGTAACAGGTTAGCTAACCTAATCTAACCTAATCTAAATCAACGTACGCAAGATGCATTCGAAAATCAAAAAGAATCAAAACGCGTTGCATACTCGGCGTACATATGTCCAACtttatacaggctgttcggccaaccctaaaaaacattttaataggggattctagaggccaaaataagacgaaaatcaagaatatcaatttgtcgatggaggcttcgttacaaagttattaacgtttaaagttccggtcatattgaatttttttctcgaaaatgcgcaagatttcgggggtatgtctattcaccaaaaatgattgtaattgacccccatagctaacaatatttttttcagaacgatttgaaatattttaatttcgtcgaaaaatttcacaccttctcgaatttttttctagaaagtgggtaggatttcgggggtatgtctattcaccaaaaatgattgtaactgacccccgcaactgaaaataatttttccagaacgatttgaaaaattttttttccatcgaaaaatttcacacctactcgaatttttttctcgaaactgagtaggatttcggaggtatgtctattcaccaaaaatgattgtaattgacccccacaatcgaaaataatttttccagaacgatttgaaatttttaaatttaattcttgattttcgtcttattttggccttcagaatcccccattaaaattcttctcaggggtggtcgaacaccctgtatacaacaaCCAGGAGAAAAAAGAATAATATAAAAACAGAATCCTTCTATTAAGAATCGAAATAGAAATTGTACGAGCTACATCGAGTAAtttgtaaatctatattttgtACAAAGCACCGTTCTGTGcccaaattttttttattctgcACGCCCCTTTGATCGCTGCTGACAAACCACCACAAAGCATTCTGCTTTATGCACAAATGACATTCGAATTTCGCGCATATTTTGCACGCCTACGCGCATGAAAAAATTTGAATCCGTACGAAATAAAATCCGAACAACGCGCTTCCGAAATAGCAAAAGGCACAATGTAAACATTCCGAAAGCGTTCCGAAAAATCAGAAGAAACGGTTCTTTCACGGACCGAGGCTCTCCCACGATTCTTACCTCCTGACCTACGAAAAGTTTCCTCGAGTATCCGATTGATCGACTGGTAGCAGGTACCCTCGTGTAACAACGCGTACGCGGGATCACCCCTACGGGCTGTTTACACTGGAGAGCGTAGATCGAGATCAAGATCGCGTCTGTATCGAGTTACGATGTTTGCCAACATTGACCCGATCGGCAACACCACGGAAACAGCTGATCAAATCAGCGCTGATCGGATAAGGGAGATTAGGCCGATGGGTCCCTGGgtcggaggacgacgagacagcAGGTACGAGGAGGGTGTACGACGATCAACGATACCCGCGTGGGTGAACGCTGTGTGACCTGTTTGTCGATCAACTGGCAAACATGGGAACAAGAGAGCTGACACGGGAATCACGTTGCTCGAATTGCACGCGAGCTTTCGGTTACTGCCTCGACGGTTACCACGTTACATAATTCCACGTCTCGTCGACCACTTAACGCTCGAGCAACAACACGAGCTCGAATACatacaaaataattatttttataatgtaCATGCACAGTACAGTCTCCACAGCTATCTCCACCTAATCATGGAGCGTAACTTGACGCCGGTCGTTATCGATGCTCTATTGAATTCTGAGAACCATGCCCACTTAAGTGGTCATTATACTGTATTTCAAATCTtggaaattattaattacacGATCAGAGTCGTCTCCAAGATACGTGTGTACGGTGGCACCCTAACCCATGCCAATAAAAAGATTTTCATTTGCATATTCCCAGCCTCCCGATTCGACAAGTTCCCAAGCACAGGTTCTTCGCGGATCAGTTTCGAGTCTGCCGGGCGGGAAATCGATCGGGACTGGCAATTCGCCGTTAAGACCGAGATTGTAGGAAGATCCATGTTCAGGAGCGTCGGTTCGCGACAGGATCGAAGCCAGTGCACGGGCACATATTTCGAGGGACTCATACACACGTGCCATTCACCGGTGGGCACCGTCACCGTACGAAGCCAGCGGCTTCGTCGCGATGTACcggcgccggtgaaataccgtaTGACTTTTTGACGTGCTTTTAACAGATTGAATTGAAAATGGCTTCCAGGCACCGATATATCCACGGGGCCACCATCCATACCCTGGAAACGACTGTACGAACGGACAGACGTGGGAGACGAGATATATAATCTTTCTCCTCTGTCTCCCTTCCTCGTTCGGATATCCCTCCTTTCTCCTGCGTTCACACCTCGCCGCAACTTTTTCACCACGTCCCCGTCGTCTCCCCGATCCACCTTTCTCTCCCACGCTCTATCCCCCCACCTCCCCCCTCTTCCGCGAAACGGTCGCCGATTTTTCCTCTTTTTTCCCTCCCCCGTTTCTACCGCACCAACGACGCCCCCTGCCcccacccacccacccaccccCTCCTCCATTCCGTTCCTCTCCCTTCAATTTTTGCACATTCGCTGATGCGGCACATTGCAAGCCGCGCCGGCGGAAACGACGACGAGGCTGAACCGGACCGGTCACTCGAATCCACGGGTCGTCGAAAGAGGGAGGAAGGGCGGGGGGGAGGGGGGCGGAAAGGGCGTCGAGGGTGGAGGACCGCGTAAAAATAATGTCCCGGATCATTTTTTAAAGCCCCGCAGAGAGCCAGAAGCCCAGGGCTGCGAGCGAGCCGAGGTGGAtgggacaaaaaaaaaaaaaataaaaaaaaaagaacgtgaCGGACGCGGAGATATAGGTACGTCGATATTACGGGCAGCGCAATAGCGCAGGCAGGccgaccgaccgaccgaccgaccgacGCCGGATGAAACGGTCAAAGCTAAAAAGCTCTCTCCGCCGAAACGGGCTATATATTATCTGCAACCCTTCAAACACAGAACGCGCCGAGATCCATACATAACCCATGTGCGTGGGCTCCTCTGTGTGCCGTTTCTCTGCCCAGCAGCCCGGTGCGTGGACCGTCTATTTTCGACGTCGTACGTCGATCGGTAACGTGCGTTCGACGACGCGTGTCGCTACCACTCGGCGATCGCGGGAACCGCGATAATCCCTCGAGATCGAGAATCGAGAACGCCATTTACCTTGATTCCACTGCCGGATCTAGAAGAAAGTTTGTTGCTTTTATTAGTCGAGAATTCCACtcctaaaaaaatattaaaaatattacaaagtAGATATTTACTTTAGGGGTGATTCGGGACCGCAGACTTTGGGGTCGAAAACGGGAGCCTGTAAATGTAGTCTATTGGATATCTTTAGGAAACTTCGTCGTCGACTGCTCTAGAACATGTTCGTACATTCGAGGGGTCCATGAAGAAGGGGTTAAGTGTTATAATTTAGTACGAATAAGAGGGATTATAGGAACTCTCCGTGCACCCCTCGTAAATCCAACGTACCGGTTTTGTGACCTCGATGGCAAGATCTGCCATAGTTACTTGTATTCTTCCACATTTTCCAATTGGTCATCACTTTACCCCTCGTCCACCTAACTTTGATCCGCCCATACACAGATTTCGAGTTACCCTCACCCCTGGTCAAACATCTTGGAATCAGAATCAACTTTAATTTCGTTTTAAATCTACCGAAATGCTCCGTGGCTAGTCTGGTTTTGAAACCCAAGCTCTATTTAAGTTTTTTCACAAACTATATCCGAATTATAAATTTACGTGAGTTGAAACTTTCCAAACTGATCGAAACTTGTAGATCAGAGTGTGATACACGATTATAAAACTTGAACCTCGACAAAGTTAATAAAATTACCTATTGTCACCGCGTACCCCGTTTGCcctaaacgtcgcgagaagagaAATGGAGACTTCTCGATATAGCGACGTGTATCAACAGTATACTTGAAGAGGGTGAAATGGGCGTGGTCTACGAGCCCTAGGTGAGACAGTGTCGACCAATCCGATACCATTACCGGATGTGGCAACAGTTGCAAACGCAAGCGCCGTCAGGGTTGCCCCAGCGAGCTGGCGATAGGTTGACGTGCAAGGGTGTTTAATGTACGAGCGCAGACTCGAGACATTGGGAACAGTGTTCAAATGGCTACGCCTGCCCCGAACTCGCATTCAGATTGGTTATCAAATTAACCGATTCGCTGACAGGCTTTATAGCAGCTGCTCGAGGTATTCTGCCTACTTCCCTTTGATCTTCATTTTTTTAGAAATCCTACGTTGCGTCTGCCCCCTTTCGAACAGAGTCCATTGTTATTTTCGCGGCGCTCGGTATCCGATAGATCCTTCGTATAAAACGTACAGAGTATAACAAAATATTATCAAATGAAAGTATCACGAAACCGCTGGTTTCCTTTATAATctgtattttttttgtttttttaacaACGTTACGAGACGCTATTACGGTTCAAGATACAAAATCAAGACAACACGGTCGGAGTCAGAACGTCGTCATCCGTGTCCCAATTGTCCGATTTCCATCGTTCGTGTTCGAACAGTACCGACAGTGGCCCTTTAATGTATTCGCTCAAAACGAATAACATGGACTCCACGATTTGCGAGGGATTACTGTAGAAATATTTATGTTCCTTGTCGGCGTTCGCGTGTTTGTTATAGGCGTCCTCGATTAAATCGCCATCCGGCGTAAAGAACAAAATTCTAGGTACGTATTTCCCATCGGGTAGGAACTTCTGTTCATTCAAGTGTTTGCACTTCTCCTGTTCTGCCTTTATCATGACGAAGCTATAACGCAGATTAGTCGAATCACTAGTAGACACTTTAGAAAACTACTGTTATCTACTTCGAATTGTTTGTTAACTGGtgacatttataaaaaaatcgtAATTTTAACGTTTCACGTAATATTTACCTATCGCTAAGGTCCATCAGTCTTACAGACTTTGAGAACTTTTGTTTCAATACCTGGCAAGCGGGGCAAAATGGTTTGTGAACAAACAGCAATATTGGTTTCCTGGAGGCTTTAGCCTCCTTGAAACCGTTCTGAAAACACCTCCATTTGAACAATCGATCGAAGCTACTATCGGATTCGTT
The sequence above is a segment of the Colletes latitarsis isolate SP2378_abdomen chromosome 6, iyColLati1, whole genome shotgun sequence genome. Coding sequences within it:
- the LOC143342857 gene encoding thioredoxin domain-containing protein 12 translates to MQNLTRCFKYVSSFSLIDLASRVIGNDLFINESDSSFDRLFKWRCFQNGFKEAKASRKPILLFVHKPFCPACQVLKQKFSKSVRLMDLSDSFVMIKAEQEKCKHLNEQKFLPDGKYVPRILFFTPDGDLIEDAYNKHANADKEHKYFYSNPSQIVESMLFVLSEYIKGPLSVLFEHERWKSDNWDTDDDVLTPTVLS